A portion of the Deltaproteobacteria bacterium HGW-Deltaproteobacteria-18 genome contains these proteins:
- a CDS encoding DUF1634 domain-containing protein, translated as MNKPDTNAPAEQIAYANILFYGCWGGLALMLVTYVLYVSGIMDPYVSMDNVIKYWGLPVGQYLADNNVPTGWGWTTLLSNGDFLNFLGIALLGGLTIVAYIPVTLTYFKKKDFVFAIIALLEVLVLCFAASGIVGGGAH; from the coding sequence ATGAATAAACCCGATACCAACGCGCCTGCCGAACAGATAGCATACGCAAACATCCTCTTCTACGGATGCTGGGGCGGCCTCGCGCTCATGCTTGTAACATACGTGCTCTACGTCTCCGGCATCATGGACCCCTACGTGTCCATGGATAACGTTATCAAGTACTGGGGATTGCCCGTTGGCCAGTATCTCGCAGACAACAACGTCCCCACCGGCTGGGGCTGGACAACGCTTCTGTCCAATGGCGATTTCCTGAACTTCCTTGGAATCGCGCTCCTGGGGGGCCTGACCATCGTGGCCTACATCCCGGTCACCCTCACCTACTTCAAGAAAAAGGACTTCGTGTTCGCCATTATCGCGCTTCTTGAAGTTCTGGTCCTTTGCTTCGCAGCATCCGGAATCGTCGGAGGCGGCGCGCACTAA
- a CDS encoding Fis family transcriptional regulator, with translation MLRSIRNRRRRRALKERLVLKRIEDLIGTDCPDLPSLLDGLPVGVVLLDNKGHVLMLNKALEALTGYSREEVRGLPCRHVLRSRACLQDCPHGSEAVPGVGIETDCINRHHRKIPVRITPVRVLDGNNRPICVLDVVEELTALREIEARLSQVADHGQIVGRSPAMKKILGLVPVIAQHDTAVLITGETGTGKDLLAESVHKASPRSREPFVRFSCGPMPSELLDAELFGRMQGPDGKLKPGRFQQAQGGTLYLSEIADLPLAQQSSLVRFLDEGTIVPVGAEKPMRANARLMASTAETPEKLVQEGRLREDLFHRIAAIRLHLPRLKDRGEDLSFLLHHFMGHYATRFKKDITAISPRAQRHVYAHDFPGNVRELKNIMEFAAMVCNGDTILTEHLPMHLTDGAETEAPVRPVEKSRKAGRKNTEER, from the coding sequence TTGCTTCGCAGCATCCGGAATCGTCGGAGGCGGCGCGCACTAAAGGAGAGGCTCGTGCTCAAACGGATTGAAGACCTGATCGGCACCGATTGCCCGGACCTGCCATCCCTGCTGGATGGGCTGCCCGTTGGGGTGGTCCTTCTGGACAACAAGGGGCATGTCCTCATGCTCAACAAGGCCCTCGAAGCCCTGACCGGTTACAGCCGGGAAGAAGTGCGCGGACTGCCTTGCCGGCACGTCCTGCGCAGCCGGGCCTGCCTGCAGGACTGTCCACACGGGAGCGAAGCGGTTCCGGGTGTCGGGATCGAGACCGATTGCATCAACCGGCACCATCGCAAGATTCCCGTCCGCATCACTCCGGTACGCGTTCTGGATGGAAACAACCGTCCGATCTGCGTGCTGGATGTGGTGGAAGAGCTGACGGCCTTGCGGGAAATCGAAGCACGCCTGTCCCAGGTGGCGGACCATGGCCAGATTGTGGGGCGCAGTCCGGCCATGAAAAAGATTCTCGGCCTCGTGCCTGTCATCGCCCAGCACGACACTGCCGTGCTGATCACGGGCGAGACCGGCACAGGCAAGGATCTTCTGGCCGAATCGGTCCACAAGGCTTCGCCCAGATCTCGCGAACCCTTCGTGCGATTCAGTTGCGGCCCCATGCCCTCAGAACTGCTCGATGCCGAATTGTTCGGACGCATGCAGGGACCAGACGGAAAGCTCAAGCCTGGCCGGTTCCAGCAGGCTCAGGGAGGAACCCTCTACCTGTCGGAGATAGCGGATCTGCCACTTGCGCAGCAAAGCAGCCTGGTCAGATTTCTGGACGAAGGCACCATCGTGCCTGTCGGCGCGGAAAAACCCATGCGGGCCAACGCCCGGCTCATGGCTTCCACAGCCGAGACACCGGAGAAACTGGTGCAGGAAGGACGTCTGCGGGAGGATCTTTTCCATCGCATTGCAGCCATCCGCCTGCACCTGCCGAGGCTCAAGGATCGCGGAGAGGACCTGAGTTTTCTGCTGCATCATTTCATGGGCCATTATGCGACGCGTTTCAAAAAGGACATCACCGCCATAAGCCCAAGAGCCCAGCGCCATGTATATGCCCACGATTTCCCGGGCAACGTTCGTGAACTGAAGAACATCATGGAATTTGCCGCCATGGTCTGCAATGGCGACACCATCCTGACCGAGCATCTTCCCATGCATTTGACGGACGGCGCCGAAACCGAAGCGCCTGTCCGGCCGGTGGAGAAAAGCCGCAAGGCCGGTCGCAAGAACACGGAGGAGCGATAG
- a CDS encoding dinitrogenase iron-molybdenum cofactor biosynthesis protein, with amino-acid sequence MERRVLITVAKDEIAPRFDLTTEALLLTISEGGEIVLRKSFLLAYASGDELCDLALSRDIGTIVCGGIEDEYYHYLRWKRIDVIDSVMGPVERVASRLTEGTLKAGDILYDRATETT; translated from the coding sequence ATGGAACGTCGCGTGCTGATCACCGTCGCCAAGGACGAAATCGCCCCCCGCTTCGATCTGACCACCGAAGCGCTGCTGCTGACCATTTCCGAAGGCGGAGAAATCGTCTTGCGCAAGTCCTTTCTTCTGGCTTACGCTTCCGGAGACGAACTTTGCGATCTGGCCCTTTCGCGGGACATCGGCACCATCGTCTGCGGAGGCATTGAGGACGAGTATTACCACTATCTGCGCTGGAAGCGCATCGACGTCATCGACTCGGTCATGGGTCCGGTGGAACGCGTTGCCTCCCGCCTGACGGAAGGAACACTCAAAGCCGGAGACATCCTCTATGACCGGGCAACGGAAACGACATGA
- a CDS encoding two-component sensor histidine kinase — translation MKKILSGPMEAIKADLATEINSPDRYKLLRRKIVSLMALVTLLPLLSLAAINYYEHQSSMSAEIQAPLRALVGKAKHSFELFLAERTSAVSFIASAYSFDELSNDANLQRIFQVMRREFTGFVDLGLIDAAGNQLSYAGPYDLKDRNYTSQDWFHQVQFKGTYISDVFLGFRKFPHVVIAVRHTTESGQSWILRATLDTMHFDRIISAMGLEPGSDAFLVNRRGVLQTESRRYGKVLDMLPFSLPPTNFESNVQGIRDPDQNDIYIASAFIADSDFVLVAVKLKPTFFSTWYTVRLDLLVIFVFGVISIFMAVYRLTSVLINRLQESDEQRLGAIHQMEHSQKLSSIGRLAAGVAHEINNPLAIINEKAGLMRDIMDLRPDFPDKEKFSRQIESILRSVDRCRGITHRMLSFAKRMDVKIEILDLNAVLEETLGFLEREAQYRNIELKRELSKNLPNIATDHGQIQQVFLNILNNALAAVPDGGRILLSSWNVDDHYVAISIEDNGCGMSDETAKNMFEPFFTTKKEKGTGLGMSITYGIVKRLGGEIKVQSKLNEGTTMTILLPKHPVEG, via the coding sequence ATGAAAAAAATCCTGTCCGGCCCCATGGAAGCCATCAAGGCCGATCTGGCCACGGAGATCAATTCTCCCGACCGCTACAAGCTGTTGCGGCGCAAGATAGTCTCGCTCATGGCCCTGGTCACCCTGTTGCCGCTGCTTTCGCTGGCTGCAATCAATTATTACGAGCACCAGAGCTCCATGTCGGCCGAAATCCAGGCCCCGCTGCGAGCGCTGGTGGGCAAGGCCAAGCACTCGTTTGAACTCTTCCTGGCCGAAAGGACCTCGGCGGTAAGTTTCATCGCATCGGCCTACTCCTTCGACGAGCTTTCCAACGATGCCAATCTGCAGCGCATCTTCCAGGTCATGCGCCGGGAATTCACCGGTTTTGTCGATCTCGGACTCATCGATGCCGCCGGCAACCAGCTCAGCTACGCCGGCCCCTACGATCTCAAGGACCGCAACTACACTTCCCAGGACTGGTTCCATCAGGTCCAGTTCAAGGGCACCTACATAAGTGACGTGTTCCTGGGTTTTCGCAAGTTCCCGCATGTCGTCATCGCCGTTCGGCACACCACCGAGAGCGGTCAGTCATGGATTCTGCGGGCCACCCTCGACACCATGCATTTCGACCGCATCATTTCGGCCATGGGTCTGGAACCGGGTAGCGACGCCTTCCTGGTCAACCGCAGAGGCGTCCTGCAAACCGAGTCCAGGCGCTACGGAAAGGTGCTGGACATGTTGCCCTTCAGCCTGCCGCCCACGAATTTCGAATCCAACGTGCAGGGCATCCGCGATCCCGATCAAAACGACATCTACATCGCATCGGCCTTCATCGCCGACTCGGACTTCGTGCTCGTGGCCGTCAAGCTCAAGCCGACGTTCTTCAGCACCTGGTACACGGTACGCCTCGACCTGCTTGTCATCTTTGTATTCGGGGTCATCTCCATCTTCATGGCCGTATACCGCCTGACCAGCGTGCTCATCAACCGGCTGCAGGAAAGCGATGAGCAGCGATTGGGCGCCATTCACCAGATGGAGCATTCGCAGAAGCTGTCCTCCATCGGCCGTCTGGCCGCCGGAGTCGCCCATGAAATCAACAATCCCCTGGCCATCATCAACGAAAAGGCCGGACTCATGCGCGACATCATGGATCTGCGGCCCGACTTTCCGGACAAGGAAAAATTTTCCAGACAAATCGAGTCCATCCTCAGATCCGTGGATCGCTGTCGGGGCATTACCCACCGCATGCTCAGCTTTGCCAAGCGCATGGACGTCAAGATCGAGATTCTGGACCTGAACGCCGTGCTTGAAGAGACCTTGGGTTTTCTTGAACGCGAGGCCCAATACCGCAATATCGAACTCAAGCGCGAACTCTCAAAGAACTTGCCGAACATCGCCACCGACCACGGCCAGATTCAGCAGGTCTTTCTGAACATTCTGAACAACGCCCTGGCGGCCGTGCCCGACGGCGGAAGGATTCTGCTGTCCAGCTGGAACGTGGATGATCACTATGTCGCCATTTCCATCGAGGACAACGGCTGCGGCATGTCCGACGAGACGGCCAAAAACATGTTCGAACCGTTTTTCACTACCAAGAAAGAAAAAGGCACCGGGCTTGGCATGTCCATCACCTACGGTATCGTCAAACGCCTGGGCGGAGAGATCAAGGTCCAGAGCAAGCTGAACGAGGGCACCACCATGACCATCCTGCTGCCCAAACACCCTGTGGAAGGTTAA
- a CDS encoding response regulator — MDMKTWNILLVDDEVDFIITLAERLELRGVNPRVVHDGESALKAVADNVPQVIVLDVMMPGMKGIEVLQKVKGEHPKVKVILLTGQGKTRDGIEGMRHGAFAYLTKPLDLEELIRTIDEAINLPEGSPNA, encoded by the coding sequence ATGGATATGAAAACATGGAACATCCTTTTGGTAGACGATGAAGTCGATTTCATCATCACCCTGGCCGAACGACTGGAACTCAGGGGCGTCAACCCCCGCGTTGTCCATGACGGAGAATCGGCCCTCAAAGCCGTGGCCGACAATGTGCCGCAGGTGATCGTGCTGGACGTCATGATGCCGGGAATGAAAGGCATCGAGGTACTGCAGAAGGTCAAGGGTGAACATCCGAAGGTCAAGGTCATCCTGCTCACCGGGCAGGGCAAGACGCGCGACGGCATCGAGGGCATGCGCCACGGCGCCTTCGCCTATCTGACCAAACCCCTCGATCTTGAAGAATTGATCCGAACCATCGACGAGGCCATAAATTTACCCGAAGGATCTCCAAATGCTTGA
- a CDS encoding response regulator: MDEPSILLIDDEEAFVTTLQERLEMRGFTARAALDGQSGLDMIAEEPPDVVVLDLRMPGISGVEVLRRIRKQWPGLPVIMLSGHGSDLDFETCSHLGAAMYHKKPLDINTLIDSVHTVTLGKQHLLR; encoded by the coding sequence ATGGACGAACCCAGCATTTTGCTTATCGATGACGAAGAGGCTTTCGTGACCACGCTGCAAGAGCGGCTTGAGATGCGCGGATTCACGGCCAGAGCGGCGCTTGACGGCCAAAGCGGACTGGACATGATCGCCGAGGAGCCACCCGATGTAGTCGTGCTCGACCTGCGCATGCCAGGGATTAGCGGCGTGGAGGTATTACGACGCATTCGCAAGCAGTGGCCAGGCCTCCCCGTGATCATGCTCAGCGGACATGGATCGGACCTGGACTTTGAAACATGCTCGCATCTCGGAGCGGCGATGTACCACAAAAAACCCCTGGATATCAATACCTTAATAGACAGTGTTCACACCGTCACCCTAGGCAAGCAACATCTTCTGCGGTGA
- a CDS encoding hybrid sensor histidine kinase/response regulator — protein sequence MVRVLVVDDERDFTDLLSERLRTRGMEVRTAYDGQEALEVARTFAPEVVILDITMPGMSGLETMDILRAEKPAPEVILLTADTTLGTAVAGMKGGARDYLTKPTDINTLVAAIGEAEGRRMETMSRQRMAETAKLAAMGELATGVAHEINNPLQVVLNEVGWIEEILDESTLENNSREQILESIDLIRRQGLRCKAITSKLLTLRCALDEKGATTNLPELVQEVLGARRNRVQQIGAKVEQLWPAQLHKIQLPNSEWGQVLGNLVDNALDALESTPAEERLLRLQGTLEDAWLSISVQDSGCGIEEHLLTRIFEPFFSTKDVGKGIGLGLAICHGIIEAMGGSISVRSTPGHGSTFTITVPMAVHEHNEHNGPEEPASAKEE from the coding sequence ATGGTACGAGTCCTGGTCGTTGACGACGAACGCGATTTCACGGACCTGCTCTCCGAGCGGCTGCGCACGCGCGGCATGGAGGTCCGGACAGCGTACGACGGCCAGGAGGCACTGGAGGTCGCGCGGACCTTTGCGCCGGAGGTCGTGATCCTTGACATCACCATGCCGGGCATGAGCGGGCTGGAAACCATGGACATCCTGCGGGCCGAAAAGCCGGCGCCGGAAGTGATTCTGCTCACGGCGGACACCACGCTGGGCACGGCTGTCGCCGGCATGAAGGGCGGCGCCAGGGATTACCTGACCAAACCGACGGACATAAACACCCTTGTCGCAGCCATCGGCGAGGCCGAAGGGCGTCGGATGGAGACCATGTCCAGACAGCGCATGGCCGAGACGGCCAAGCTTGCCGCCATGGGAGAACTGGCCACGGGCGTGGCCCACGAGATCAACAACCCGTTGCAGGTCGTGCTCAATGAGGTTGGCTGGATCGAAGAAATCCTGGACGAGTCGACCCTTGAGAACAACAGCCGGGAGCAGATTCTCGAATCCATCGACCTGATCCGGCGCCAGGGCCTGCGCTGCAAGGCCATCACCTCCAAGCTGCTGACATTGCGCTGCGCCTTGGACGAAAAGGGGGCGACCACGAATCTCCCCGAACTGGTGCAGGAAGTCCTGGGCGCTCGCAGGAACAGGGTCCAGCAGATAGGCGCAAAGGTCGAACAGCTCTGGCCTGCACAGTTGCACAAAATTCAGCTGCCGAATTCGGAATGGGGCCAGGTCCTGGGCAACCTCGTCGACAATGCCCTGGACGCGCTCGAATCGACGCCCGCCGAAGAACGCCTGTTGCGCCTGCAGGGCACACTCGAAGACGCCTGGTTGAGTATTTCGGTCCAGGATTCAGGCTGCGGCATCGAAGAGCATCTGCTGACACGAATTTTCGAACCCTTTTTCTCCACCAAGGATGTGGGCAAGGGGATTGGACTGGGGCTGGCTATTTGTCACGGCATCATCGAGGCCATGGGAGGGAGCATATCCGTGCGCAGCACGCCTGGGCATGGCTCGACCTTCACCATAACGGTGCCCATGGCCGTGCATGAACACAACGAACATAACGGGCCGGAAGAACCGGCATCTGCCAAGGAGGAATGA
- a CDS encoding response regulator: MNMNKMKLLIVDDEKDLCRILADRLNILYGVSPDVAHTGDDALEMVKKKSYDVVVLDIEMPGIDGIETLKQIKAINSKIQVVLFTGHGSEETRRLAEVMGAFSYVDKIDGLPKLAPMIEGAFRLRKVLEDTYADAAMNEYN, encoded by the coding sequence ATGAACATGAACAAGATGAAGCTTCTGATCGTTGACGACGAGAAGGATCTCTGCCGCATTCTCGCCGACCGCCTGAATATCCTGTACGGCGTGTCCCCGGACGTGGCCCACACAGGTGACGACGCCCTCGAGATGGTCAAGAAGAAAAGCTACGATGTCGTGGTTCTCGACATCGAGATGCCCGGCATTGACGGCATCGAGACCCTCAAACAGATAAAGGCCATCAACTCCAAGATCCAGGTCGTTCTCTTCACCGGACACGGCAGCGAAGAGACCCGCCGTCTGGCCGAAGTCATGGGCGCTTTCAGCTATGTCGACAAGATCGACGGCCTGCCCAAGCTCGCCCCAATGATCGAAGGCGCCTTCCGTCTGCGCAAGGTGCTCGAAGACACCTACGCCGACGCGGCCATGAACGAGTACAACTAG